A window of Nicotiana tabacum cultivar K326 chromosome 24, ASM71507v2, whole genome shotgun sequence contains these coding sequences:
- the LOC107767176 gene encoding bifunctional 3-dehydroquinate dehydratase/shikimate dehydrogenase, chloroplastic isoform X4: MSLKRMMTTSTSSWKSFGGLKNWELIILSWTSRVFLNFYNLVQIASDFTKKEKSRWSSGCKVIASCFVDNVTSKEDLSQVVAHMQSTGADILKIVTNANDITELEKMFHLLSHCQVPLIAYSLGERGLISQLLGPKFGSVLVYGSLDCNAVPGLPTLGSLRQAYGVDFMDTDTKVFGLISKPVGHSKGPILHNPTFRHVGYNGIYVPMFVDDLKEFFRVYSSPDFAGFSVGIPYKEAVVSFCDEVDPLAKSIGAVNTIIQRPCDGKLIGYNTDCEASITAIEDALKVNGAAFLPSPLAGKLFVLVGAGGAGRALAFGAKSRRAQIMIFDIDFDRAKALAAAVSGEALPFENLASFQPEKGAILANATPIGMHPNKDRIPVSEATLKDYLVVFDAVYTPRKTTLLKDAEAAGAITVSGVEMFLRQAIGQFHLFTGSKAPEEFMREIVMAKF; this comes from the exons ATGAGTTTGAAGAGGATGATGACCACATCCACAAGCAGTTGGAAGTCCTTCGGTGGGCTAAAGAATTGGGAGCTGATTATATTGAGTTGGACCTCAAG AGTGTTCCTGAACTTCTATAATCTTGTTCAGATAGCTAGTGACTTCACGAAAAAAGAAAAGTCGAGGTGGAGTAGTGGTTGTAAAGTAATTGCATCATGCTTTGTGGACAATGTGACCTCAAAAGAAGACCTCAGCCAAGTTGTTGCACACATGCAATCTACTGGGGCTGATATCCTCAAAATTGTTACAAATGcaaatgacattacagaactagAGAAAATGTTTCACTTGCTTTCACATTGCCAG GTACCACTTATTGCATACTCTCTTGGGGAAAGAGGTCTCATAAGTCAGTTGTTGGGCCCGAAATTTGGTAGTGTCCTAGTATATGGATCTCTTGATTGTAATGCTGTACCTGGTCTGCCTACTCTCGGCAGCCTTAGACAAGCCTATGGAGTTGATTTTATGGATACTGATACTAAAGTGTTTGGGCTCATCTCTAAACCAGTGGGTCATAGTAAAGGACCTATTTTGCATAATCCTACATTTAGACATGTGGGGTACAATGGAATTTATGTTCCAATGTTTGTCGATGATCTTAAGGAGTTCTTCAGGGTCTACTCAAGTCCTGACTTTGCTGGTTTCAG TGTTGGGATCCCTTACAAGGAAGCAGTGGTGAGTTTTTGTGATGAAGTCGATCCTCTGGCTAAG TCTATAGGGGCTGTAAATACTATCATACAGAGGCCTTGCGACGGAAAGCTAATTGGTTATAACACAGATTGTGAGGCTTCTATAACAGCCATTGAGGATGCTTTGAAAG TAAATGGAGCAGCTTTTCTTCCTTCTCCACTCGCGGGTAAACTGTTTGTGCTGGTGGGTGCTGGAGGTGCAGGAAGAGCTTTGGCATTCGGAGCCAAAAGCAGGAGAGctcaaattatgatttttgacATTGATTTTGATAGAGCAAAGGCTCTTGCTGCTGCAGTTTCTGGTGAAGCTCTGCCATTTGAGAATTTAGCTTCTTTTCAGCCTGAGAAAGGTGCAATCCTTGCCAATGCAACACCTATCGGAATGCATCCAAATAAAGATAGGATACCTGTTTCTGAG GCAACCTTGAAGGATTATCTAGTGGTCTTTGATGCTGTTTATACACCTAGAAAGACTACTCTGCTGAAAGACGCTGAGGCTGCTGGAGCAATCACTGTCAGTGGAGTTGAAATGTTTCTTAGACAGGCCATTGGCCAATTCCACCTTTTCACGGGAAGTAAAG CACCCGAAGAATTCATGCGCGAGATCGTTATGGCAAAAttctaa
- the LOC107767176 gene encoding bifunctional 3-dehydroquinate dehydratase/shikimate dehydrogenase, chloroplastic isoform X1: protein MGSVGLLKNPAMVCAPLMAPSVDQLVHGMLQAKAQGADLVEIRLDGIHNFQPQKDLQVLLKNNPLPVLIVYRPIWEGNEFEEDDDHIHKQLEVLRWAKELGADYIELDLKIASDFTKKEKSRWSSGCKVIASCFVDNVTSKEDLSQVVAHMQSTGADILKIVTNANDITELEKMFHLLSHCQVPLIAYSLGERGLISQLLGPKFGSVLVYGSLDCNAVPGLPTLGSLRQAYGVDFMDTDTKVFGLISKPVGHSKGPILHNPTFRHVGYNGIYVPMFVDDLKEFFRVYSSPDFAGFSVGIPYKEAVVSFCDEVDPLAKSIGAVNTIIQRPCDGKLIGYNTDCEASITAIEDALKVNGAAFLPSPLAGKLFVLVGAGGAGRALAFGAKSRRAQIMIFDIDFDRAKALAAAVSGEALPFENLASFQPEKGAILANATPIGMHPNKDRIPVSEATLKDYLVVFDAVYTPRKTTLLKDAEAAGAITVSGVEMFLRQAIGQFHLFTGSKAPEEFMREIVMAKF from the exons ATGGGTAGTGTTGGATTGTTGAAGAATCCCGCCATGGTTTGTGCTCCATTAATGGCCCCATCAGTGGACCAATTGGTTCATGGTATGCTTCAGGCAAAAGCACAAGGTGCTGATTTAGTTGAGATTAGGCTGGATGGTATCCACAACTTCCAACCCCAGAAAGATCTTCAAGTCCTCCTAAAAAATAATCCACTTCCTGTTCTCATTGTTTACAG GCCAATATGGGAAGGAAATGAGTTTGAAGAGGATGATGACCACATCCACAAGCAGTTGGAAGTCCTTCGGTGGGCTAAAGAATTGGGAGCTGATTATATTGAGTTGGACCTCAAG ATAGCTAGTGACTTCACGAAAAAAGAAAAGTCGAGGTGGAGTAGTGGTTGTAAAGTAATTGCATCATGCTTTGTGGACAATGTGACCTCAAAAGAAGACCTCAGCCAAGTTGTTGCACACATGCAATCTACTGGGGCTGATATCCTCAAAATTGTTACAAATGcaaatgacattacagaactagAGAAAATGTTTCACTTGCTTTCACATTGCCAG GTACCACTTATTGCATACTCTCTTGGGGAAAGAGGTCTCATAAGTCAGTTGTTGGGCCCGAAATTTGGTAGTGTCCTAGTATATGGATCTCTTGATTGTAATGCTGTACCTGGTCTGCCTACTCTCGGCAGCCTTAGACAAGCCTATGGAGTTGATTTTATGGATACTGATACTAAAGTGTTTGGGCTCATCTCTAAACCAGTGGGTCATAGTAAAGGACCTATTTTGCATAATCCTACATTTAGACATGTGGGGTACAATGGAATTTATGTTCCAATGTTTGTCGATGATCTTAAGGAGTTCTTCAGGGTCTACTCAAGTCCTGACTTTGCTGGTTTCAG TGTTGGGATCCCTTACAAGGAAGCAGTGGTGAGTTTTTGTGATGAAGTCGATCCTCTGGCTAAG TCTATAGGGGCTGTAAATACTATCATACAGAGGCCTTGCGACGGAAAGCTAATTGGTTATAACACAGATTGTGAGGCTTCTATAACAGCCATTGAGGATGCTTTGAAAG TAAATGGAGCAGCTTTTCTTCCTTCTCCACTCGCGGGTAAACTGTTTGTGCTGGTGGGTGCTGGAGGTGCAGGAAGAGCTTTGGCATTCGGAGCCAAAAGCAGGAGAGctcaaattatgatttttgacATTGATTTTGATAGAGCAAAGGCTCTTGCTGCTGCAGTTTCTGGTGAAGCTCTGCCATTTGAGAATTTAGCTTCTTTTCAGCCTGAGAAAGGTGCAATCCTTGCCAATGCAACACCTATCGGAATGCATCCAAATAAAGATAGGATACCTGTTTCTGAG GCAACCTTGAAGGATTATCTAGTGGTCTTTGATGCTGTTTATACACCTAGAAAGACTACTCTGCTGAAAGACGCTGAGGCTGCTGGAGCAATCACTGTCAGTGGAGTTGAAATGTTTCTTAGACAGGCCATTGGCCAATTCCACCTTTTCACGGGAAGTAAAG CACCCGAAGAATTCATGCGCGAGATCGTTATGGCAAAAttctaa
- the LOC107767176 gene encoding bifunctional 3-dehydroquinate dehydratase/shikimate dehydrogenase, chloroplastic isoform X2 — MFYFSYFPILFFFHIYSNDRPLSFFKLVNHLLEQHCAMEYFFCVLTCILKGIFGASSGARRSKNVPRRWPIWEGNEFEEDDDHIHKQLEVLRWAKELGADYIELDLKIASDFTKKEKSRWSSGCKVIASCFVDNVTSKEDLSQVVAHMQSTGADILKIVTNANDITELEKMFHLLSHCQVPLIAYSLGERGLISQLLGPKFGSVLVYGSLDCNAVPGLPTLGSLRQAYGVDFMDTDTKVFGLISKPVGHSKGPILHNPTFRHVGYNGIYVPMFVDDLKEFFRVYSSPDFAGFSVGIPYKEAVVSFCDEVDPLAKSIGAVNTIIQRPCDGKLIGYNTDCEASITAIEDALKVNGAAFLPSPLAGKLFVLVGAGGAGRALAFGAKSRRAQIMIFDIDFDRAKALAAAVSGEALPFENLASFQPEKGAILANATPIGMHPNKDRIPVSEATLKDYLVVFDAVYTPRKTTLLKDAEAAGAITVSGVEMFLRQAIGQFHLFTGSKAPEEFMREIVMAKF; from the exons atgttttatttttcttactttccaattcttttctttttccatatATATTCAAATGATAGACCGTTATCCTTTTTCAAGCTAGTTAATCATTTGTTAGAACAGCACTGTGCAATGGAGTACTTTTTCTGTGTCCTTACTTGTATTTTAAAAGGCATTTTTGGGGCGAGTTCCGGGGCGAGGCGATCCAAAAATGTCCCGAGACGATG GCCAATATGGGAAGGAAATGAGTTTGAAGAGGATGATGACCACATCCACAAGCAGTTGGAAGTCCTTCGGTGGGCTAAAGAATTGGGAGCTGATTATATTGAGTTGGACCTCAAG ATAGCTAGTGACTTCACGAAAAAAGAAAAGTCGAGGTGGAGTAGTGGTTGTAAAGTAATTGCATCATGCTTTGTGGACAATGTGACCTCAAAAGAAGACCTCAGCCAAGTTGTTGCACACATGCAATCTACTGGGGCTGATATCCTCAAAATTGTTACAAATGcaaatgacattacagaactagAGAAAATGTTTCACTTGCTTTCACATTGCCAG GTACCACTTATTGCATACTCTCTTGGGGAAAGAGGTCTCATAAGTCAGTTGTTGGGCCCGAAATTTGGTAGTGTCCTAGTATATGGATCTCTTGATTGTAATGCTGTACCTGGTCTGCCTACTCTCGGCAGCCTTAGACAAGCCTATGGAGTTGATTTTATGGATACTGATACTAAAGTGTTTGGGCTCATCTCTAAACCAGTGGGTCATAGTAAAGGACCTATTTTGCATAATCCTACATTTAGACATGTGGGGTACAATGGAATTTATGTTCCAATGTTTGTCGATGATCTTAAGGAGTTCTTCAGGGTCTACTCAAGTCCTGACTTTGCTGGTTTCAG TGTTGGGATCCCTTACAAGGAAGCAGTGGTGAGTTTTTGTGATGAAGTCGATCCTCTGGCTAAG TCTATAGGGGCTGTAAATACTATCATACAGAGGCCTTGCGACGGAAAGCTAATTGGTTATAACACAGATTGTGAGGCTTCTATAACAGCCATTGAGGATGCTTTGAAAG TAAATGGAGCAGCTTTTCTTCCTTCTCCACTCGCGGGTAAACTGTTTGTGCTGGTGGGTGCTGGAGGTGCAGGAAGAGCTTTGGCATTCGGAGCCAAAAGCAGGAGAGctcaaattatgatttttgacATTGATTTTGATAGAGCAAAGGCTCTTGCTGCTGCAGTTTCTGGTGAAGCTCTGCCATTTGAGAATTTAGCTTCTTTTCAGCCTGAGAAAGGTGCAATCCTTGCCAATGCAACACCTATCGGAATGCATCCAAATAAAGATAGGATACCTGTTTCTGAG GCAACCTTGAAGGATTATCTAGTGGTCTTTGATGCTGTTTATACACCTAGAAAGACTACTCTGCTGAAAGACGCTGAGGCTGCTGGAGCAATCACTGTCAGTGGAGTTGAAATGTTTCTTAGACAGGCCATTGGCCAATTCCACCTTTTCACGGGAAGTAAAG CACCCGAAGAATTCATGCGCGAGATCGTTATGGCAAAAttctaa
- the LOC107767176 gene encoding bifunctional 3-dehydroquinate dehydratase/shikimate dehydrogenase, chloroplastic isoform X3, translating into MSRDDGQYGKEMSLKRMMTTSTSSWKSFGGLKNWELIILSWTSRVFLNFYNLVQIASDFTKKEKSRWSSGCKVIASCFVDNVTSKEDLSQVVAHMQSTGADILKIVTNANDITELEKMFHLLSHCQVPLIAYSLGERGLISQLLGPKFGSVLVYGSLDCNAVPGLPTLGSLRQAYGVDFMDTDTKVFGLISKPVGHSKGPILHNPTFRHVGYNGIYVPMFVDDLKEFFRVYSSPDFAGFSVGIPYKEAVVSFCDEVDPLAKSIGAVNTIIQRPCDGKLIGYNTDCEASITAIEDALKVNGAAFLPSPLAGKLFVLVGAGGAGRALAFGAKSRRAQIMIFDIDFDRAKALAAAVSGEALPFENLASFQPEKGAILANATPIGMHPNKDRIPVSEATLKDYLVVFDAVYTPRKTTLLKDAEAAGAITVSGVEMFLRQAIGQFHLFTGSKAPEEFMREIVMAKF; encoded by the exons ATGTCCCGAGACGATG GCCAATATGGGAAGGAAATGAGTTTGAAGAGGATGATGACCACATCCACAAGCAGTTGGAAGTCCTTCGGTGGGCTAAAGAATTGGGAGCTGATTATATTGAGTTGGACCTCAAG AGTGTTCCTGAACTTCTATAATCTTGTTCAGATAGCTAGTGACTTCACGAAAAAAGAAAAGTCGAGGTGGAGTAGTGGTTGTAAAGTAATTGCATCATGCTTTGTGGACAATGTGACCTCAAAAGAAGACCTCAGCCAAGTTGTTGCACACATGCAATCTACTGGGGCTGATATCCTCAAAATTGTTACAAATGcaaatgacattacagaactagAGAAAATGTTTCACTTGCTTTCACATTGCCAG GTACCACTTATTGCATACTCTCTTGGGGAAAGAGGTCTCATAAGTCAGTTGTTGGGCCCGAAATTTGGTAGTGTCCTAGTATATGGATCTCTTGATTGTAATGCTGTACCTGGTCTGCCTACTCTCGGCAGCCTTAGACAAGCCTATGGAGTTGATTTTATGGATACTGATACTAAAGTGTTTGGGCTCATCTCTAAACCAGTGGGTCATAGTAAAGGACCTATTTTGCATAATCCTACATTTAGACATGTGGGGTACAATGGAATTTATGTTCCAATGTTTGTCGATGATCTTAAGGAGTTCTTCAGGGTCTACTCAAGTCCTGACTTTGCTGGTTTCAG TGTTGGGATCCCTTACAAGGAAGCAGTGGTGAGTTTTTGTGATGAAGTCGATCCTCTGGCTAAG TCTATAGGGGCTGTAAATACTATCATACAGAGGCCTTGCGACGGAAAGCTAATTGGTTATAACACAGATTGTGAGGCTTCTATAACAGCCATTGAGGATGCTTTGAAAG TAAATGGAGCAGCTTTTCTTCCTTCTCCACTCGCGGGTAAACTGTTTGTGCTGGTGGGTGCTGGAGGTGCAGGAAGAGCTTTGGCATTCGGAGCCAAAAGCAGGAGAGctcaaattatgatttttgacATTGATTTTGATAGAGCAAAGGCTCTTGCTGCTGCAGTTTCTGGTGAAGCTCTGCCATTTGAGAATTTAGCTTCTTTTCAGCCTGAGAAAGGTGCAATCCTTGCCAATGCAACACCTATCGGAATGCATCCAAATAAAGATAGGATACCTGTTTCTGAG GCAACCTTGAAGGATTATCTAGTGGTCTTTGATGCTGTTTATACACCTAGAAAGACTACTCTGCTGAAAGACGCTGAGGCTGCTGGAGCAATCACTGTCAGTGGAGTTGAAATGTTTCTTAGACAGGCCATTGGCCAATTCCACCTTTTCACGGGAAGTAAAG CACCCGAAGAATTCATGCGCGAGATCGTTATGGCAAAAttctaa